GATGCCCGACGCCGACATGGACCAGGCCACCGACGCGCTGATGGGCGCGGCCTATGGCGCGGCGGGCGAGCGCTGCATGGCGATCTCGGTCGCCGTCGCGGTCGGCGAGCAGACCGGCGACCGGCTGATCTCGATGCTGAAGCCGCGGGTGCAGGGCCTGAAGGTCGGCGTCGGCACCGACCCGGAATCGGAAATGGGACCGCTGGTGACCCGGACCCACTTCGACAAGGTCACCGGCTACATCGACCTCGGCGTGGAGGAGGGGGCGGACCTCGTCGTCGACGGCCGTGGGCTCAAGCTGCAGGGTTACGAGAACGGCTATTTCATGGGAGGCAGCCTGTTCGACCGGGTCACGCCGGACATGCGGATCTACAAGGAGGAGATCTTCGGGCCGGTGCTGTCGGTGGTGCGCGCCAAGGACTATGCCGAGGCGGTCGACCTGGTGAACGACCACCAGTTCGGCAACGGTGCCGCCATCTTCACCCGCGACGGCGACAGCGCGCGCGATTTCGCCAACCGGGCCCGCATCGGCATGATCGGCGTCAACGTGCCGATCCCGGTGCCGGTGGCCTATCACAGCTTCGGCGGCTGGAAAGATTCGCTGTTCGGCGACCACCACATGCACGGCGAGGAGGGCGTGCGCTTCTTCACCAAGCTGAAGACGATCACCTCGCGCTGGCCGACGGGCATCCGCGCCGGCGCGGAGTTCGTCATGCCGACCATGAAGTAGCGCCCGTGCGCCGGGTCCCGCTGCCCACGTTGTCCGCGCTGTACGTCGCCGGCGCCGCATCCGCGGCCTCGGCGCAGCAGCCGGATTTCGCCTTCTCGGTCGACCCCTGGGCCGGATCGGCATTCTATGCGGCGGAATCGCAAAGCTTCAGCCACTGCATGATGGCCGCCCAGTTCGACCGCCAGATGTCGCTGGTGGTGGCGCTGGACGGGGGCGGCGGGGTTTCGCTCGGCGTGCGCAACCCCCGCTGGGCGCTGTCGCTGGCCGAGCAGCAGCCGATGGGCTTCCGGCTCGGCGGTAACAGCAGCTACGACGAGACCGCGACCGCGGTCGATTCCACCCTGCTGCTGGTGCGCTTCGCCGACGGCGACGCCATCCTCGCCGAACTGGCGCAGGCGCCGGCGATCTCGGTGACCCAGGGCAGCCAGAATTTTCAGTTCGTCATCGTCAACGGGCCGGCAGCCATCGCCGCGCTGAAAGACTGCACGGTGGCGGCGCGCATCGGCGTGTCTGTCGAGCCGGTCGCAGTGGCGGACGAGGAGCCGGCGGCCGGCGCCATCGCGGATCCCGACGCCGACCCGCGCGACCGCACCATCCTGGTCGACCCGATCACGCTCGACCAGACGGTCGCGCGCAGCTTCCTCGGCGCGGCCGGCCTCGACGATTTCGCCCTGCTGACGCCGGAGGAGCTGGACGACTTCCTGGGCGACGCCCGCGCCGCCTGGACCGACGGTGCCGTCTACGGCGCGCTTTACACCATCGCCCCGCGCGAGCGGCGCCTCGACCGCGCGATCGAGCGTATCCTCGCCGTGTTCACCGAAGGGTGCGGCGGCGAATACACCACCAGCCCGCTGGTCGAGCCGGGGGCGGGCGACGACATCCAGCGCCGCGCGGCATCGTGCGACGAGGACCAGCTCGGCATGCTGTTCCGGGTCTCGGCGCTGAACGGCGAATCGGGCACACTGGTCATTATCCACGCCGCGCTGCGCGAGGAGGCGGCCGAACTGGCCGACGTCGACGACCGCCTGATCGCGGCGATCCGGCGGGGCCAGATCGCGGTGCAATAGCGCGGCGCGCGGCGGGTCGGGCGGCAGCCATGGCCGACGAACTGCTCAGCATCGGCGAGATGTATGCCGCCGACGCCGCGGCGATCGCAGGCGGCATCGACGGCATCGCGCTGATGGAGAATGCCGGCCGCGCGGTCGCCGATGCGATCTGCTTGCGCTGGGGAGCCCGCCGCACAGGATGACGGTGCGGCCCGGGCAACAACGGCGGCGACGGCTTCGTCGTCGCCCGGCTTCTGCGGCGGCGGGGCTGGCCGGTCACGCTTTGCCTGCTCGGCGCGCGCGATGCGCTGAAGGGCGACGCGGCGCATCATGCGGCGCTGTGGGACGGGCCGGTCGAGCCGCTGCGGGCCAACAGCGCGGCGGCGGCGGAGCTGGTGGTCGACGCGGTGTTCGGCGCCGGGCTGAAGGGGGCCGTGACCGGCGTGGTGCGCGAGGCGCTGGAAGGCGTGCCGCGCGACGCCGCCACGGTCGCCGTGGACGTGCCGTCGGGGATCAGCGGCGACAGCGGCTGGGTGCTCGGCTACGCCCGCGCGGCCGACCTGACGGTGACCTTCTTCCGGCCCAAGCCGGGACACCTGCTGATGCCGGGCAGGGCGTTCGCGGGCGAACTGGTGGTCGCCGAGATCGGCATCCCTGCCGCGGTCCTGCATGGGGTCGGACCGCGGACCTGGCGCAACGGCGGCTGGCTGTGGGGGCGCCACCGGCCCGCCCTGCGCGCCGACGGGCACAAGTTCGACCGCGGACAGGTCGGGGTGGTCGGCGGGACCGAAATGACCGGCGCCGCCCGGCTGGCCGGCCGTGCCGCGCTGCACGCCGGCGCCGGCCTGGTCACGGTGCTCAGCCCGCCGGAGCGGGCCGCCACCTATCGTAACGACCTGGCCGGCCTGATCGTGCGCGAGGCCGCGGGCCCGGAGGCGATCGCCGCCTGGTTCGACGAGCCGCGCCGCAAGACCGCGGTGGTCGGGCCCGGTCTCGGCCGCGACGCGGCCGCGCGCGCGACGGTTTCCGCCGTGCTCGCCGCCGGCTGCGCGACCGTGGTCGACGCCGACGGCCTGTCGTGTTTCGCCGGCGCCGCGCCGGCGTTCGCCGGCCTGGTGCGGGCGGATTGCGTCGTCACCCCGCACGAGGGCGAATATGCCCGACTGTTCGGCGACCGGCCGGGCGCCGGCAAGCTGGACCGTGCGCGCGAGGCGGCGGCGTTCCTGGGCGCGGTCGTGGTCCTCAAGGGCCCGGACACCGTAATTGCAGCGCCGGACGGTCGCGCGGCGATCAACGCCGACGCGCCGGCGGCGCTGGCCGTGGCCGGTAGCGGCGACGTGCTGAGCGGCATCGTCGGCGCGGCCATGGCCACGGGCCTGCCGGCGTTCGAGGCCGCGGCGCTGGCCGTCTCGTGCCATTCTCGCGCCGGACACGCCATGACGCGCAGCAGCGCCGATGCGCTGGCGGACGCGGTCGCGCCGCTGTGGGAGATGCCGCGCGGCGCCGGTTGATACATGCCGTCACCCGGGCTCGCTTGACCCCGCTCGACCTGTTCCTATAGGAAGACCGGCGGCTCGCGGCCGAATTCTCCTCGGCCGCGCGCCGACGCCAATTGCCGCGGAATGCGCGGGCGTGGTGGAATTGGTAGACACGCCAGATTTAGGTTCTGGTGGCGAAAGCCGTGGGGGTTCAAGTCCCTCCGCCCGCACCAGCCGAAGCGACCCGATATCGAACGCCAGACCCGATCGCGAACAGCATCGGCCGACGCCGAGAAGGACAAAAGACAATGCAGGTTACGGAGACCGTCAACGAGGGGCTCAAGCGCGAGTTCAAGATCGTCCTGACGGCCGGGGAGGTCGGCCAGCGCATCGAGACGCGGCTGAACGAGCTGTCGCAGACCGCGCAATTGCCCGGCTTCCGCCGCGGCAAGGTGCCGACGGCGCTGCTGCGCAAGCGTTTCGGCCAGTCGCTGTTCGCCGAGGAGGTGCAGAACGCGGTGCGCGACAGCGTGCGCGACACCATCGAGGAGCACAAGCTGCGCCCCGCGCTGGAACCGAAGATCGACGTCCAGAAGCTGGAGCCGGAGCAGGACGTCGAGTTCACCATCGCGCTTGAGAATCTGCCCGAGATCGATGCGCCGAAGCTCGACGACCTCAAGCTCGAGCGGCTGACCGCCGAGGTCAGCGACGGCGCGGTCGACGAGGCGCTGGGCCGCATCGCCCAGCAGCAGCGACGCACCGAGCCGGTGAGCGAGGACCGGCCGTCGGCCGAGGGCGACGTGCTGGTCATCAACTACAGCGGCTCGATCGACGGCGTCGCATTCGCTGGCGGCACCGCGGAAAATGTCAGTGTGCAGCTCGGCTCCAGCGGCCTGCTGCCGGAGTTCGACCAGAACCTGATCGGCCTGAAGGCCGGCACCCAGACCACCTTCGACGTGGCCTTCCCGGCCGACTATCCGTCGCCGGAGGTGGCCGGCAAGACGGCGCA
This Alphaproteobacteria bacterium DNA region includes the following protein-coding sequences:
- a CDS encoding NAD(P)H-hydrate dehydratase; amino-acid sequence: MVAEIGIPAAVLHGVGPRTWRNGGWLWGRHRPALRADGHKFDRGQVGVVGGTEMTGAARLAGRAALHAGAGLVTVLSPPERAATYRNDLAGLIVREAAGPEAIAAWFDEPRRKTAVVGPGLGRDAAARATVSAVLAAGCATVVDADGLSCFAGAAPAFAGLVRADCVVTPHEGEYARLFGDRPGAGKLDRAREAAAFLGAVVVLKGPDTVIAAPDGRAAINADAPAALAVAGSGDVLSGIVGAAMATGLPAFEAAALAVSCHSRAGHAMTRSSADALADAVAPLWEMPRGAG